The following are from one region of the Magallana gigas chromosome 6, xbMagGiga1.1, whole genome shotgun sequence genome:
- the LOC117688977 gene encoding coadhesin-like isoform X2: MKCTSAKREVLFANGRCQMLNIALVVIFVLSLKPVEITGACNNYCSKQTGKKNYQCTEKKLNRYTSYTSCGFLWLGRCSRRRSWYYQAYKCCITTCSVDGGWSSWGSWSLTTGACSSTCGQGSQTYTRTRSCTNPSPKNGGNKCNGKSTEVKSSSCFMSECTVDGGWSSWGSWSLTRTCSSTCGRGSKTYTGTRSCTNPSPKNGGKNCDGPSTQNKNDTCFSSHCPVNGGWGGWGSWSLTTTCSSTCGQGSKTYTRTRRCTNPSPKYGGTGCNGESTDVNTSSCFVSECSVDGGWNSWGSWSLTTTCSSTCGRGSKTYTRTRRCTNPSPKNGGKNCNGPSTQNKNDTCFSSHCPVNGGWGGWGKWTMSTTCSSTCGRGFRTYARTRRCTNPSPKNEGKDCSGLSTQYYNASCLNTCSERSGWGSWGSWSLSTTCSSTCGQGSQTYTRTRRCTNPSPEKGGKDCIGQSAEYKNNSCFITQCPVNYAWDMWGSWFLSRTCTSTCGQGYRTYTRSRRCTNQSTENEEIDCDGQSTEYRNDTCFLTHCPANEGWNSWDSWTLYTACTSECGQGSQMYKRTRRCMNPENGEMDCNGLSTDYKNDSCFITQCQVI, translated from the exons ATGAAGTGTACATCAGCCAAAAGGGAGGTACTTTTTGCCAATGGAAGATGTCAAATGCTTAACATTGCGCTGGTTGTTATCTTTGTACTGAGTCTAAAACCAGTAGAGATTACGGGCGCATGTAATAACTACTGTAGCAAACAAACTGGGAAGAAAAACTACCAATGCacggaaaaaaaattaaaccgaTACACCTCTTACACATCGTGCGGATTTCTCTGGCTAGGTAGATGCTCAAGACGGAG AAGTTGGTACTATCAAGCCTACAAATGCTGCATTACAACATGTTCGG TGGACGGTGGTTGGAGCAGCTGGGGTAGTTGGTCCCTAACAACTGGGGCATGCTCGAGCACCTGTGGACAAGGGTCTCAGACGTACACTAGAACAAGAAGCTGCACGAATCCATCCCCTAAAAACGGGGGTAATAAATGTAATGGGAAAAGTACTGAGGTTAAAAGTAGCAGCTGTTTCATGTCTGAATGTACTG TGGACGGTGGTTGGAGCAGCTGGGGTAGTTGGTCCCTAACTAGGACATGTTCGAGCACCTGTGGACGAGGGTCTAAGACGTACACTGGAACAAGAAGCTGCACAAATCCATCCCCTAAAAACGGAGGGAAAAACTGCGATGGACCAAGTACCCAGAATAAAAATGACACCTGTTTTTCTTCCCATTGTCCAG TGAACGGAGGTTGGGGCGGCTGGGGTAGTTGGTCCCTAACTACGACATGTTCGAGCACCTGTGGACAAGGGTCTAAGACGTACACAAGAACAAGACGCTGCACAAATCCATCCCCTAAATACGGGGGTACAGGCTGTAATGGGGAAAGTACTGACGTTAATACTAGCAGCTGTTTCGTCTCTGAATGTAGTG TAGACGGTGGTTGGAACAGCTGGGGTAGTTGGTCCCTAACTACGACATGTTCGAGCACCTGTGGACGAGGGTCTAAGACGTACACGAGAACAAGACGCTGCACAAATCCATCCCCTAAAAACGGAGGGAAAAACTGCAATGGACCAAGTACCCAGAATAAAAATGACACCTGTTTTTCTTCCCATTGTCCAG TGAACGGAGGCTGGGGCGGCTGGGGAAAATGGACTATGTCCACGACCTGTTCTAGTACATGTGGTCGAGGGTTTCGAACGTATGCAAGAACAAGACGCTGCACAAATCCATCCCCTAAAAACGAAGGAAAAGACTGCAGTGGACTAAGTACTCAGTATTACAATGCCAGCTGTTTAAATACATGTTCAG AGAGGAGTGGTTGGGGCAGCTGGGGTAGTTGGTCCCTATCCACGACTTGTTCCAGCACCTGTGGACAAGGGTCTCAGACGTATACTAGAACAAGGCGCTGTACAAATCCATCTCCTGAAAAAGGAGGGAAAGACTGCATTGGACAAAGTGcagaatataaaaataacagCTGTTTTATCACTCAGTGTCCAG TAAATTACGCATGGGACATGTGGGGTAGTTGGTTCTTGTCCAGGACCTGCACTAGTACGTGCGGCCAAGGGTATCGGACGTACACGAGATCGCGACGCTGTACGAATCAATCCACTGAAAACGAGGAAATAGATTGCGATGGACAAAGTACAGAATATAGAAATGACACCTGTTTCCTTACTCATTGTCCAG caAATGAAGGTTGGAACAGCTGGGATAGTTGGACCCTGTACACGGCTTGCACCAGTGAGTGTGGTCAAGGGTCGCAGATGTACAAGAGAACAAGACGTTGTATGAATCCTGAAAATGGAGAAATGGACTGCAATGGACTGAGCACCGATTATAAAAATGACAGCTGTTTTATCACTCAATGTCAag TGATTTGA
- the LOC117688977 gene encoding coadhesin-like isoform X3, which translates to MKCTSAKREVLFANGRCQMLNIALVVIFVLSLKPVEITGACNNYCSKQTGKKNYQCTEKKLNRYTSYTSCGFLWLGRCSRRRSWYYQAYKCCITTCSVDGGWSSWGSWSLTRTCSSTCGRGSKTYTGTRSCTNPSPKNGGKNCDGPSTQNKNDTCFSSHCPVNGGWGGWGSWSLTTTCSSTCGQGSKTYTRTRRCTNPSPKYGGTGCNGESTDVNTSSCFVSECSVDGGWNSWGSWSLTTTCSSTCGRGSKTYTRTRRCTNPSPKNGGKNCNGPSTQNKNDTCFSSHCPVNGGWGGWGKWTMSTTCSSTCGRGFRTYARTRRCTNPSPKNEGKDCSGLSTQYYNASCLNTCSERSGWGSWGSWSLSTTCSSTCGQGSQTYTRTRRCTNPSPEKGGKDCIGQSAEYKNNSCFITQCPVNYAWDMWGSWFLSRTCTSTCGQGYRTYTRSRRCTNQSTENEEIDCDGQSTEYRNDTCFLTHCPANEGWNSWDSWTLYTACTSECGQGSQMYKRTRRCMNPENGEMDCNGLSTDYKNDSCFITQCQGIYIHVLVLILLDHNLDKITKL; encoded by the exons ATGAAGTGTACATCAGCCAAAAGGGAGGTACTTTTTGCCAATGGAAGATGTCAAATGCTTAACATTGCGCTGGTTGTTATCTTTGTACTGAGTCTAAAACCAGTAGAGATTACGGGCGCATGTAATAACTACTGTAGCAAACAAACTGGGAAGAAAAACTACCAATGCacggaaaaaaaattaaaccgaTACACCTCTTACACATCGTGCGGATTTCTCTGGCTAGGTAGATGCTCAAGACGGAG AAGTTGGTACTATCAAGCCTACAAATGCTGCATTACAACATGTTCGG TGGACGGTGGTTGGAGCAGCTGGGGTAGTTGGTCCCTAACTAGGACATGTTCGAGCACCTGTGGACGAGGGTCTAAGACGTACACTGGAACAAGAAGCTGCACAAATCCATCCCCTAAAAACGGAGGGAAAAACTGCGATGGACCAAGTACCCAGAATAAAAATGACACCTGTTTTTCTTCCCATTGTCCAG TGAACGGAGGTTGGGGCGGCTGGGGTAGTTGGTCCCTAACTACGACATGTTCGAGCACCTGTGGACAAGGGTCTAAGACGTACACAAGAACAAGACGCTGCACAAATCCATCCCCTAAATACGGGGGTACAGGCTGTAATGGGGAAAGTACTGACGTTAATACTAGCAGCTGTTTCGTCTCTGAATGTAGTG TAGACGGTGGTTGGAACAGCTGGGGTAGTTGGTCCCTAACTACGACATGTTCGAGCACCTGTGGACGAGGGTCTAAGACGTACACGAGAACAAGACGCTGCACAAATCCATCCCCTAAAAACGGAGGGAAAAACTGCAATGGACCAAGTACCCAGAATAAAAATGACACCTGTTTTTCTTCCCATTGTCCAG TGAACGGAGGCTGGGGCGGCTGGGGAAAATGGACTATGTCCACGACCTGTTCTAGTACATGTGGTCGAGGGTTTCGAACGTATGCAAGAACAAGACGCTGCACAAATCCATCCCCTAAAAACGAAGGAAAAGACTGCAGTGGACTAAGTACTCAGTATTACAATGCCAGCTGTTTAAATACATGTTCAG AGAGGAGTGGTTGGGGCAGCTGGGGTAGTTGGTCCCTATCCACGACTTGTTCCAGCACCTGTGGACAAGGGTCTCAGACGTATACTAGAACAAGGCGCTGTACAAATCCATCTCCTGAAAAAGGAGGGAAAGACTGCATTGGACAAAGTGcagaatataaaaataacagCTGTTTTATCACTCAGTGTCCAG TAAATTACGCATGGGACATGTGGGGTAGTTGGTTCTTGTCCAGGACCTGCACTAGTACGTGCGGCCAAGGGTATCGGACGTACACGAGATCGCGACGCTGTACGAATCAATCCACTGAAAACGAGGAAATAGATTGCGATGGACAAAGTACAGAATATAGAAATGACACCTGTTTCCTTACTCATTGTCCAG caAATGAAGGTTGGAACAGCTGGGATAGTTGGACCCTGTACACGGCTTGCACCAGTGAGTGTGGTCAAGGGTCGCAGATGTACAAGAGAACAAGACGTTGTATGAATCCTGAAAATGGAGAAATGGACTGCAATGGACTGAGCACCGATTATAAAAATGACAGCTGTTTTATCACTCAATGTCAaggtatttatatacatgtactagtacttATTCTTCTTGACCATAATTTggacaaaattacaaaattgtaa
- the LOC117688977 gene encoding coadhesin-like isoform X1, whose protein sequence is MKCTSAKREVLFANGRCQMLNIALVVIFVLSLKPVEITGACNNYCSKQTGKKNYQCTEKKLNRYTSYTSCGFLWLGRCSRRRSWYYQAYKCCITTCSVDGGWSSWGSWSLTTGACSSTCGQGSQTYTRTRSCTNPSPKNGGNKCNGKSTEVKSSSCFMSECTVDGGWSSWGSWSLTRTCSSTCGRGSKTYTGTRSCTNPSPKNGGKNCDGPSTQNKNDTCFSSHCPVNGGWGGWGSWSLTTTCSSTCGQGSKTYTRTRRCTNPSPKYGGTGCNGESTDVNTSSCFVSECSVDGGWNSWGSWSLTTTCSSTCGRGSKTYTRTRRCTNPSPKNGGKNCNGPSTQNKNDTCFSSHCPVNGGWGGWGKWTMSTTCSSTCGRGFRTYARTRRCTNPSPKNEGKDCSGLSTQYYNASCLNTCSERSGWGSWGSWSLSTTCSSTCGQGSQTYTRTRRCTNPSPEKGGKDCIGQSAEYKNNSCFITQCPVNYAWDMWGSWFLSRTCTSTCGQGYRTYTRSRRCTNQSTENEEIDCDGQSTEYRNDTCFLTHCPANEGWNSWDSWTLYTACTSECGQGSQMYKRTRRCMNPENGEMDCNGLSTDYKNDSCFITQCQGIYIHVLVLILLDHNLDKITKL, encoded by the exons ATGAAGTGTACATCAGCCAAAAGGGAGGTACTTTTTGCCAATGGAAGATGTCAAATGCTTAACATTGCGCTGGTTGTTATCTTTGTACTGAGTCTAAAACCAGTAGAGATTACGGGCGCATGTAATAACTACTGTAGCAAACAAACTGGGAAGAAAAACTACCAATGCacggaaaaaaaattaaaccgaTACACCTCTTACACATCGTGCGGATTTCTCTGGCTAGGTAGATGCTCAAGACGGAG AAGTTGGTACTATCAAGCCTACAAATGCTGCATTACAACATGTTCGG TGGACGGTGGTTGGAGCAGCTGGGGTAGTTGGTCCCTAACAACTGGGGCATGCTCGAGCACCTGTGGACAAGGGTCTCAGACGTACACTAGAACAAGAAGCTGCACGAATCCATCCCCTAAAAACGGGGGTAATAAATGTAATGGGAAAAGTACTGAGGTTAAAAGTAGCAGCTGTTTCATGTCTGAATGTACTG TGGACGGTGGTTGGAGCAGCTGGGGTAGTTGGTCCCTAACTAGGACATGTTCGAGCACCTGTGGACGAGGGTCTAAGACGTACACTGGAACAAGAAGCTGCACAAATCCATCCCCTAAAAACGGAGGGAAAAACTGCGATGGACCAAGTACCCAGAATAAAAATGACACCTGTTTTTCTTCCCATTGTCCAG TGAACGGAGGTTGGGGCGGCTGGGGTAGTTGGTCCCTAACTACGACATGTTCGAGCACCTGTGGACAAGGGTCTAAGACGTACACAAGAACAAGACGCTGCACAAATCCATCCCCTAAATACGGGGGTACAGGCTGTAATGGGGAAAGTACTGACGTTAATACTAGCAGCTGTTTCGTCTCTGAATGTAGTG TAGACGGTGGTTGGAACAGCTGGGGTAGTTGGTCCCTAACTACGACATGTTCGAGCACCTGTGGACGAGGGTCTAAGACGTACACGAGAACAAGACGCTGCACAAATCCATCCCCTAAAAACGGAGGGAAAAACTGCAATGGACCAAGTACCCAGAATAAAAATGACACCTGTTTTTCTTCCCATTGTCCAG TGAACGGAGGCTGGGGCGGCTGGGGAAAATGGACTATGTCCACGACCTGTTCTAGTACATGTGGTCGAGGGTTTCGAACGTATGCAAGAACAAGACGCTGCACAAATCCATCCCCTAAAAACGAAGGAAAAGACTGCAGTGGACTAAGTACTCAGTATTACAATGCCAGCTGTTTAAATACATGTTCAG AGAGGAGTGGTTGGGGCAGCTGGGGTAGTTGGTCCCTATCCACGACTTGTTCCAGCACCTGTGGACAAGGGTCTCAGACGTATACTAGAACAAGGCGCTGTACAAATCCATCTCCTGAAAAAGGAGGGAAAGACTGCATTGGACAAAGTGcagaatataaaaataacagCTGTTTTATCACTCAGTGTCCAG TAAATTACGCATGGGACATGTGGGGTAGTTGGTTCTTGTCCAGGACCTGCACTAGTACGTGCGGCCAAGGGTATCGGACGTACACGAGATCGCGACGCTGTACGAATCAATCCACTGAAAACGAGGAAATAGATTGCGATGGACAAAGTACAGAATATAGAAATGACACCTGTTTCCTTACTCATTGTCCAG caAATGAAGGTTGGAACAGCTGGGATAGTTGGACCCTGTACACGGCTTGCACCAGTGAGTGTGGTCAAGGGTCGCAGATGTACAAGAGAACAAGACGTTGTATGAATCCTGAAAATGGAGAAATGGACTGCAATGGACTGAGCACCGATTATAAAAATGACAGCTGTTTTATCACTCAATGTCAaggtatttatatacatgtactagtacttATTCTTCTTGACCATAATTTggacaaaattacaaaattgtaa